A portion of the Deltaproteobacteria bacterium CG2_30_66_27 genome contains these proteins:
- a CDS encoding NADH-quinone oxidoreductase subunit B: protein MIAWGRKYSLYPFTFATACCGIEVMGAFGTHYDLSRFGAEVVRFSPRQADVLLVAGTINYKMAPVLKRIYDQMLEPKWVISMGACACSGGFYNNYTVLQGIDKIIPVDVYIPGCPPNPEGIIDAVVRIQKIIETGAPRAAERWPIK, encoded by the coding sequence ATGATCGCCTGGGGGCGGAAATACTCCCTGTACCCGTTCACCTTCGCGACGGCGTGCTGCGGCATCGAGGTGATGGGGGCGTTCGGGACGCACTACGACCTGTCCCGCTTCGGCGCCGAGGTCGTCCGGTTTTCGCCGCGCCAGGCGGACGTCCTGCTGGTGGCGGGGACGATCAACTACAAGATGGCCCCCGTGCTGAAGAGGATCTACGACCAGATGCTGGAGCCGAAGTGGGTGATCTCGATGGGGGCGTGCGCCTGCTCCGGCGGCTTCTACAACAACTACACGGTCCTGCAGGGGATCGATAAAATTATCCCGGTCGACGTCTACATCCCCGGTTGCCCGCCGAACCCCGAGGGGATCATCGACGCCGTCGTGCGGATCCAGAAGATCATCGAGACCGGCGCCCCCCGCGCCGCCGAACGGTGGCCGATCAAATGA
- a CDS encoding NADH-quinone oxidoreductase subunit A, with translation MSAYLATVNFANPYFPVLILLVIALAMAVGFVLLSQAVGPKRYDRIKFGAYECGVDPLTPAAVRVSVKFYLLAILFILFDLEVTFLYPWAVLFRSLGLFGFIEMAVFVGILLVGLVYAWKKGALEWQ, from the coding sequence ATGTCCGCGTATCTCGCAACGGTGAACTTCGCGAACCCGTACTTCCCGGTCCTCATCCTGCTGGTCATCGCCTTGGCGATGGCGGTCGGGTTCGTCCTCCTTTCCCAGGCGGTGGGCCCGAAGCGGTACGACCGGATCAAGTTCGGCGCGTACGAGTGCGGCGTCGACCCGCTCACCCCGGCCGCGGTGCGCGTCTCCGTCAAGTTCTACCTGCTCGCGATCCTGTTCATCCTCTTCGACCTCGAGGTGACCTTCCTCTACCCGTGGGCGGTCCTCTTCCGGTCGCTGGGACTGTTCGGCTTCATCGAGATGGCCGTCTTCGTCGGGATCCTCCTGGTCGGCCTCGTTTACGCGTGGAAAAAGGGGGCGCTGGAGTGGCAGTGA